Below is a window of Scyliorhinus torazame isolate Kashiwa2021f chromosome 24, sScyTor2.1, whole genome shotgun sequence DNA.
TTGAGATTGAGTCTTTCAGTTTTCTCGAATATCCGTTCCTggtccctgtgaaattggcgggctttttgaaattgatggtttgtcagttgcaggtccaccaatcagggccctgatatccttgccgctcatcgctcttttcaaacttgtccacgggatcgggctgcatccaatgaggagaagtgggcggtcactataatgtcttaaataggcagcgagagagcggcgccagcattctcagcgtgtgcgtttcccccagtttcacatcatggccaggaccaagcagacagcgcgcaaatcgaccggaggcaaagctcctcgcaaacagctggctaccaaagcggcccgcaagagcgctccagccacgggcggagtgaagaagccccatcgctacagacccggcactgtggctctgagggagatccgccgctaccagaaatccaccgagctgctgatccgcaaactgcccttccagcgcctggtgcgagagatcgctcaggacttcaagacagacctgcgcttccagagctccgccgtcatggccctacaggaggccagcgaggcttacctggtggggctctttgaggacaccaacctgtgcgccatccacgccaagcgagtcaccatcatgcccaaagacatccaactggcccgccgcatccgcggggaacgcgcctaaagcccggattcagcaccaacaacaacaaaggctcttttaagagccaccaagtCTGTCAGGAAAAGAGCTTCAACACCCAATCCCTCAGTAGAGATGCGGTAATTTAGAATATTATCATCGGCAGTATCTCTGCATTCGGAAGCTTTAGTGACAGAATTCAGCGAATGGACAACAGGTCACCCTTGTCCGGAGGGAGTGGGTGGCTCTgaaagagcctttgggttattgGATTCTTCCCGGTCCCAGCGCTGGTTCAGAGCCGCTCAATCGACAAATAAAAGCTGCGACCTCCTGTTAGTGATTCCAATGCCTCCAAGTTACAATTAACGCTTCATTGCAATGGAGTTTCTCTCGTCTCATGGCTCCGAGTCACATACATTAACCCAGATAGTTATTGCAGAAACATCTACACATTAAGTAGCAGAACAGAATCTGAGTGACACAAAACAATTCGCTCTTTTTcagataaagtgagtggctctgaaaagagcctttgtgttattagattaaagaatggtcgcttcacttcttgccggcgccagcgctgcttttcttgggcagcagcacggcctggatattaggcagcaccccgccctgagcgatggtcacccctcccagcagcttgttgagctcctcgtcgttgcggacggccagctgcaggtgcctggggatgatgcgggtcttcttgttgtcccgggccgcgttgccggccagctcgaggatttcagcggtcagatactcgagcacagcagccagatagaccggggctccggcccccacacgctgggcatagttgccctttctcaggtgcctgtgaacacgacccaccgggaactgcagtccagcccgggaggagcgagacttggccttggcccgagctttaccgccggtctttcctcttccagacattgtcccaatctcacaaacactttcacacaatgaggaaacccgcccacattcacttctcttatagcttcaggaggaatggcggtgcacacattgctgattggttatctgaacaacattgtggagcctggcacaaactgaccaatcagatgtctgtttgaagcaccaatcaggagactccacggtgctgagggcggaaagtttgggcgccaaatgttcagattccaaccgaatatttatttcaaagcttaaaagagcgcgaaaagataaAACAGAGAAAATTGAATTGGGACCGTAAAAACGAGACTAAATCACTGAGTATAAGATTGTTGGATTCTCTCTCCGTAATCTACAGTTTCCCTTtatctgtcagtttctgatttcgGTTTTTCTCTAAAAGAACAAACCTAAAAtgaattaaagcaaaataatgcggatgctgcaaatgtgaattgaagagaaatgctggataaactcagcatgtctgggagaatctgtggaaatgtttcggatttataaaaggggcatttaatccgaaactgtctccacagatttttacaatctggagtccaatcgagtttaatctggctgctgtttaaaacgctctcagccGCAGACAGAATGTCTAATTTACAGCCAACTACAAAGCTTATTAAAAATATTCCATATTGTAGACTActtcagtgttaaaagtggagtgagcaatttggagctcgtgtcagtattgaaatggagttttcccacaacactggtgtgctctcaataaactgatcgattattgaggaagcctgaaagagaaagggaggtttttggaaacctgaacacaaattgaaagggaggttttgaagttctattgtctctccaaatctagcgacagggaccgaatatgaccaagtcagaaaccaaagacacagggacaccgagcagtcactaaatgaggagacttattttcaaggcacgaagatcgaccgggcgataactggacatcacccaggatgttatgttccagtgaaacactatttgaaccgatttggctattcataatctaataagaattttaaaacgatggtttggctgctttccagaaattgtgggtggctcttaaaagagccgttgggttttgatgagtttgagaacagttttacttggagctggtgtacttggtcaccgcctttgtcccttccgacacggcgtgcttggctaGTTCCCCGGGCAGCTGCAGGCGCATGGCGGTCTGgacctcccgggagctgatggtgctgcgcttgttgtaatgggccaggcgggaagcctcacccgcgatgcgctcgaaaatatcgttgacgaaggagttcatgatgctcatggccttggaggagatgccggtgtcggggtgaacctgcttcatcactttgttgatgtagatggagtaactctccttcctggctCGTCTCCTCTTCTTGTTGCCCTTTACTGGTACCTTCTTCTGGGTTTTCTTAGCGCCCTTCTTGGGAGCTGGAGCTTGCTTGTCTTCAACCATGGTCAGAGCAAACtgcagacacacaataactgagaacTGCCACACACCTGCTCTTTTCCAGAATAActcgcattagctatgaggagcgattgagtaaactcggtttgttctcactggaacgacagatgtTGGGGGCGAcctgagaggtctacaaaattatgaggggcatggacagaatggatactcagaggcttttccccagggtagaggggacaattatGAGGGGGCATCAGTTTAAGGTGCAATgggcaaggcttagaggagatgtacgaggcaagttttttacacagagggtagtgggtgcctggaacgcgctaccagaggtggtggaagtagggacgataatgacatttaagaggcatatggacaaatacatgaataggaagggaatagagggatacggacccagaaagtgtagattttagattagacgggcatcatggtcggcacgggcttggagggccgaagggcctgttcctgtgccgtgcttttacatagaacatagaacaatacagcgcagtacaggcccttcggcccacgatgttgcaccgaaacaaaagccatctttgATTGAAAATCACTTACCAATGTTAATGAATGATGGGTGAGAGACCAAGTCACCATTGGTGAATTTATAATGCTGTGACGTTTATTTGCATCTGTTTGGTTGGTTCAGGTAACCAATTGCAGcatctgcccccccctcccatccacaaACTCTGGCCAGTCAGATTCCCCTCATTGACACATTGCTCTGACTTTGGGCCTCCCTCTGCCGGCCGCAGCACATTCTCTCTGCTGGTAATAACACGTCGCTCTCCAGGGACTGTCCCGGGTGCCGGCTAtaccgcgcatgcgtgcccactcagccCGATCAGGCAGTGCCCAGGCGCGGTACACAGCGGGCCGGACCGCCACCTCCTGACGTCACCGGGCTGTCCAAGGGCAGCTTCTTTGAAGCAACAGCAGGTTGAAGCGGCGCCAGAGAGcagatcctccattttgtagctggcagctgtgaagaattgaaaatggacggttttgtaataaggaagagagggtcagagacacaaacaggcccggatcacacatctaaatctgtgggagagagtcgctaaggagagtccacagcaacacaaagcagagctggggtgagctccacggcctctgctcaacaacccattaagaagaagctggaaacaggaacacagcagaataaaggtgatatttgaaggtatgtctttataaattgtgccaatgcaaatcaggatctcctctggctgatttgtttgctgatgaaacgtgAAAGCtctctatgtcttaccttgcagacatcttttcaattctaaacacactgaaccgcaaattgtcagggaaggaggatgattgcttttggcgctgtgaagaatttgaagctttccaaaagtaattgaacgttaggcaactgcgcgtagaaagccaaacctactacatgttccccacactgcaatgACATCTCGAAGAAAACGGTTAGGAAGGGAACTGTCGATAGACTGGCTGCACTGAACAACAGTTTATAtcgctattttccagaggagaagtttcagattttgagagagaattggttggtgaaaactccctttgagttcgagaccccagactcaatttactgatttatagctgactccaaatgtacaaactgagcttctgcaccttacctgtgacagcacattaaaaatacggcacaactccatgaggttttcagagttccagcgtagcgtctccgaggagtacccagtacggagtaaaacaagcattcttttgctattacacatcacaaggatctacatgttcaaggttggatttttcatcctcaaaaggatgaagacagcacaaaggaaccagctgaactctgcacctgatacacgCACTGCCCTCACCtctaaacctgattggagtgagatcataaggaccaagcaagttcacctactggattaaaggtaagagaacatagtgggtcacggaggtcagctggtgtgggtaccaaaggctggccagcatgggtcccaaaggatggccggttggttaaaatgggtcGCAGGTAAAAACAGTTTAAAAGTACTGCTCTGTAAAATACTGCTGATTCAGTTCATCCATTTTCCCTTCATTTACCAGGACTAACTGATGTTTATTAATCCCGCCCTTCATCCGGAAGTAGAATCCAGAATGTTTGATTTACAACTGGGGCTCATTTGAACATTGCTGCGAATGTTTTTGGATAAAATGTTAGAAGAGCAGTGACAACAACATTGAGAAAAACCTGACTGAAATAAAACCCTGCTGTGGGTTTATGGGCCACCTGTCTGTTTACAATCCATATGTATGGATTCATCTGTAATACACATTTTTTGTTTATTACACTATTCCATAATGCTCAGATTCTGGCAGAGAATGATTTATTTTAACTCCAGCATTTTGCCCGTGTATTCTGCGTGGCTTTAAAATGAATATGATAGTTGTACACATCTGGCAGCTCCTAATCGATGTGTGTAAGTTTACGATGAAAACTTCTTGGAATACATGAACTGGAGTCGCAGGTATTAAAGGTATTCTCAATGTATTACAGCTGGAATGTATTTTTCAATTATACAAAAAATGTCAGCaaaatccagctccatcactgtgccATAGACAGTATCGGTGCTTGATGAAGTTCATACTAATGTCATTGATGTAGTACATATGTTACAGATAAGAACATTCATAACTTAAGCAGAATGGAAAAGGCAGTttcagacatcaggacgagaccagGTCTCATGCAACAAGAGACCTGAGCAATGACATATTCTAAGAATTATTATTGGTAAACATGCAGTAacggaagaagaaactgaagaagaattttaaaatcctggtttggcagtatgtcatggtgcacctTACAGAGAAAGTGCTGCAAGCTGCTCAGAACTGGATGTCAACTATTCAAGTGGAGACTGGAGAAGCTTTCAACTGGAGCGGAGTTCATAGATTTCATaacatttacagagcagaaggtggccattcggcccatcgagtctgcaatggcccttggaaagagcaaactaataataataataattgcttattgtcacaagtcgactccAATTAAGTTACTGAAAAACCCCTCgtagccacatttcggcgcctgttcggggaggccggtacgggaattgaacccgcgctgctggccttgttctgcattacaagccagctgtttagctcactgtgctaaaccagccccacaactaCCGAAGCTCACACCTCAACCCTCACCCCGGAAACtttccctaaccttttttggacactaaggacaatttagcatagccaatccacataacctgcgcatctttggactgggaggaaaccggagcacccagacgaaacatggggagaacgtgtgactcagttgactgtgtaaaccaggggagtgttcaAGTCATATTCAATTACAAATTGGAAACCAGGGGAGTGACTACATCAGTGGTGTGGGTAAACCAGGGAGTGTGGAAATCAGGGGAGTGTTTCAAACCAGGGGACTGTCCAAGACCAGACAATTGTCCAAAGCCACTGAAATGTATCAACCAGCGGACTGTGTGAGCCAGGATAGTGTGTAAACCAAATTCAATTTCAAATTGGAAAGGGGTGAAAATGAAGTCAATCAATGAAATGTTTTGCTgctggaggagagagtgggaccacctggggcctgttgctgccccctcccggggtgaaggccctgacctctgtcctcccacccctctgcctgaggtaggaccacctggggcctggtgctattccccctcccggggtgaagtgggagtgggaccgccaggGGCTGCTGTGAAGACGAAGAACTTTGTCTTGGGGGCCACAGGGCTGAAGAGCGCTGTCCGCGCACTTCTTTCACCCCCTGTGGCGGGTGTGGCAGTTGCCACTTTGCTTTAGGCCCCTCCGGGTCTGAAGAGCGCTGCCCGTTTACAGTGACtatctgctgttgccctgcagcaccttccccTGTGGCACCTGCTGTTGTTGTGCCACGTCCTTCccccagcactctgatttcagttaCATGGCTGTGCCGTACCAAGTGTGGGCATGGTCAGTAccccaggggcatcctccactctgccgggggcagggcggccaagaacCTATGCGGGTGCAACAGCCTCTCGACCCTCGGCGGCCCCCTCGCCCTTCCGCCTACTAACGCGGCAACTTGGGGTCAAATgttatgcccaccccaccatgaccatcGAGGCATTAACTCGTGCGATGGCCGAGGTCATCGGCCTcttggccatcgtagccgcctctagGATGTACGGCAaagccgtgtttttcctgcgggccgagcaggcggtccaccgtgtcctggaaaggggctcacagtgggtgggacacacatggccgtggacccgctggaggccatcgccgaacgtgtctcctcctcccccatctcaacctcctgggggaggtcaggtccggggtggcgccgctgacacTCGGCCTCGGGACCCTTCCCTCCGTCATGTATACTCGGAGCGTCAGGCTTTTGcccgcctgacccgggaggaggtcacgctGGGAGGTTTTGTGGTTCCCCACCAAGGGAAGGATCATAAAGTGATCTGGTCTGCGGTGCCATGCCTGAagagggctggggcatattcgccggaactgccccacccGAACGGCCGCTGCCAACACCATCTCCAGGTCGGCCGTGtctggcactgcccccctctcctctaccacctcttcgtctgcccagcagccggcccctgacaacaccgcggctgctggcgggggagagggagactccAATAGACCAGAGGCAGCCTAAAAAGGCCAAACGGAAGACGGCGTGACGGTCAGACCGAATCCATccacaccttggccccatcacgaGTACTGACCCCGTGCCCGGCCAGGGGCCTGCAGCAGTCACCAGAGCCCCTATATCTTCGGGTCGTGGGTGGgcgacggcgaggaaggctccccgctcacaaGGCCCAAGCAGATGATGCCAAGGAGCCCAGGATCCAACCCGGACCTGTTCCCGGGTCTTTCCGGGTCTCTCCGAGGGCCCGGCATCGGCGGCGGGGTCAGTGTCGCCacggaggggcgggagggggagcctgcgaggaacccgcctgagggtgatcctgggggtgggatcgactcggaccagggggagcagcgacaggctgttctgttcctcggggggctcctgagggagtggagggggcgacaaCCCTCTAGTCCCTCTGAGCagagttatgggtgattggtgaaggacacacgctacaactgacttggaggtaaccatagccagactcaacatccacggcAGCAGGGACACGCATCACCGTTTCCAGTGCTTCTCTGTCCTCCGGGACGcatagtacggggtgtgcttcctgcaagaaacccacgccTTTCCGGGGGACAAAGCtaagtggaccctggagtggcaagggggagtcttcatgagtcacttggccccacgttcgggcggggtggctatcttgctggctccacattttcagccagagagctggagggtcaaggagccagtgccaggccgtctgttgcattTAACGGTCCTCGACGGGGACGTGGTGCGTCACTTTGTGAATGTATACGCTCCCTGGCCGGGCCACAGCAAACGGCTTTCTTTgacaaagtgtccactcttcttggcaccattcctgtgggcgagtgcatcatccttggaggggatttcaattgcaccctccaggacaaggaccatggtagagtccagtgcagcacgcaggcggtggtgaagttaagggacctggtcaggtccttcgacttggttggcgcctggagaactctccatcctgaatcgcagttggacacatttgtgggccctctgttgggagcgtccagaatcgaccgtctttacatttctaggacgtacttgcccagcgttcagacggcctgtggagcaggtgccgtgctcggatgactacctggtgtgggcggggctcggccagctccgcgctcaggcacggcccgcgtactggcactttaacaacctgctgctggaggacaagcggttcctggactggattcgccttttctgggccggctggagaaagaagcggggtgccttcccctccttgaggctatggtgggacgtgggcaagtcTCATGCCCGCGCCTTCTGTCAGAGGTACACAAAGCGGTcgacggcggggcggaaatccacgATCGCCAACTTGGCTGAAGAGGTCTTCGATctagagtcacgtctcgctcagcacgatgaggacccggccctggggctgctgtacagagagaaggcgggcgtgctgcgggacctgcaacttgtcgggtcccacGGCGCATGCGTGAGGTCGCGGATCAGTTTCCTGACAGATATGGACCGTGGCTcccccttctactcgctggaaagaggatgcaGGGCCCGTCAGCCGAcgacggtccctcgtctcggatccggagggggtcaggaccctaatcagggacttttattctgacctctatactccggatccgtgcagcgaggacgcttgcagagttctgtgggaggacctgccgcaggtcggcctgGAGCAAGTCAGGAGGCTCGACCAAACCGTCAATCATCAAGACCGGCGCCCTCGACAGCTTGTCAAGGGGCaagaccccagggctggacgggctgaccgtggagatcTTCagtgcgtgctgggacgtcctggggagcgactacgcggggtcctggggaatgtatcgtgaccggggagatgcccctttcgtggtgcagggccgttatggcgaccggtctccctcctcagcacggactacaaaataTTTGCCAAGGTCATGTCTTTGCTCCGTGGCCCTGTGCTGGactacatgatccaccctgacagtcccaaacCGTCCCGgatcgcaccatttaccatgatccaccctgacagtcccacaccgtcccggtcgcaccatttaccatgatccaccctgacagtcccacaccgtcccggaccgcaccatttacaatgatccaccctgacagtcccacaccgtcccggaccgcaccatttaccatgatccaccctgacagtcccacaccgtcccgaccccaccatttaccatgatccaccctgacagtcccacaccgcaccatttaccatgatccaccctgacagtcccacaccatcccggaccgcaccatttaccatgatccaccctgacagtcccacaccgtcccggaccgcaccatttaccatgatccaccctgacagtcccacaccgcaccatttaccatgatccaccctgacagtcccacaccgtcccgaccccaccatttaccatgatccaccctgacagtcccacaccgcaccatttaccatgatccaccctgacagtcccacaccgtcccgacgccaccatttaccatgatccaccctgacagtcccacaccgcaccatttacctagatccaccctgacagtcccacaccgtcccggaccgcaccatttaccatgatccaccctgacagtcccacaccgtcccggaccgcaccatttaccatgatccaccctgacagtcccacaccgtcccggaccgcaccatttaccatgatccagccggacagtcccacaccgtcccggaccgcaccatttaccatgatccaccctgacagtcccacaccgtccccgaccgcaccatttaccatgatccaccctgacagtc
It encodes the following:
- the LOC140400150 gene encoding histone H2B 7-like: MVEDKQAPAPKKGAKKTQKKVPVKGNKKRRRARKESYSIYINKVMKQVHPDTGISSKAMSIMNSFVNDIFERIAGEASRLAHYNKRSTISSREVQTAMRLQLPGELAKHAVSEGTKAVTKYTSSK